In a genomic window of Vibrio gigantis:
- the dbpA gene encoding ATP-dependent RNA helicase DbpA yields MSTSKFSSIALKPELLNTLDSLGYTEMTPIQALSLPTILNGKDVIGQGKTGSGKTAAFGLGVLQNLRVKRFRVQSLVLCPTRELADQVAKEIRTLARGIHNIKVLTLCGGMPMGPQIGSLEHGAHILVGTPGRILDHLEKGRIDLSELNTLVLDEADRMLEMGFQDALDAVIEAAPKERQTLLFSATFPKQIKSVADRIMRNPEMVKVESTHDHSSIQQHFYKLEGSEARDDALELLLLHHQPESAVVFCNTKKEVQNVNDELSHRGFSVIELHGDMEQRERDQALVQFSNKTISILVATDVAARGLDVDNLDAVFNFELSRDPEVHVHRIGRTGRAGSKGVAISFFSEKEMYRVAQIDEYMDMPIEPSELPAKPIAKPYYSNMVTIQIDGGKKAKLRAGDILGALTGQGGIDGKSVGKINLFAMRAYVAVERSVAKKALNKIESGKMKGRQFRARILK; encoded by the coding sequence TTGAGCACTTCAAAATTCTCTTCAATCGCCCTTAAACCAGAGCTTCTAAATACGTTAGATTCTCTTGGTTATACTGAAATGACGCCGATCCAAGCGTTAAGTCTTCCTACTATCCTAAATGGCAAGGACGTTATCGGTCAGGGCAAAACGGGTTCAGGTAAAACAGCTGCTTTTGGTTTAGGCGTGCTGCAGAACCTACGCGTTAAGCGTTTCCGTGTTCAGTCTTTAGTGTTATGTCCGACTCGTGAGCTTGCAGACCAAGTAGCAAAAGAGATCCGTACTCTTGCTCGTGGTATTCACAATATTAAAGTGCTGACACTATGTGGCGGTATGCCAATGGGCCCACAGATTGGTTCACTAGAGCATGGCGCACACATTCTTGTGGGCACTCCTGGTCGTATTCTTGACCACCTAGAGAAAGGCCGCATTGACCTGTCTGAACTGAACACACTTGTGTTAGATGAAGCCGACCGCATGCTAGAGATGGGTTTCCAAGACGCTTTGGATGCAGTGATTGAAGCGGCGCCAAAAGAACGCCAAACTCTGCTATTCAGTGCCACTTTCCCTAAACAGATCAAATCTGTTGCAGATCGCATTATGCGTAACCCAGAAATGGTGAAGGTTGAGTCAACGCACGACCACTCAAGCATCCAGCAACACTTCTACAAGCTAGAAGGTTCTGAAGCTCGTGATGATGCCCTAGAGTTGCTGCTACTTCATCACCAACCGGAATCTGCGGTTGTGTTCTGTAACACTAAGAAAGAAGTACAGAACGTAAACGATGAGCTAAGCCACCGTGGTTTCAGCGTTATCGAACTTCATGGCGACATGGAGCAGCGTGAACGTGACCAAGCTTTGGTTCAGTTCTCAAACAAAACGATCTCGATTCTAGTTGCGACAGACGTTGCGGCCCGTGGTCTTGATGTTGATAACCTAGACGCTGTATTTAACTTTGAATTGTCTCGCGACCCTGAAGTTCACGTACACCGCATTGGTCGTACTGGCCGTGCAGGAAGTAAAGGTGTCGCTATCAGCTTCTTTAGCGAGAAAGAGATGTACCGTGTTGCTCAAATTGATGAGTACATGGATATGCCGATTGAGCCATCAGAGCTTCCAGCAAAACCCATTGCTAAGCCGTACTACTCAAACATGGTAACCATTCAGATTGATGGCGGTAAGAAAGCTAAGCTTCGTGCTGGCGATATTCTTGGAGCATTGACTGGTCAAGGTGGTATTGATGGTAAATCAGTAGGTAAGATCAACTTGTTCGCAATGCGCGCTTACGTTGCTGTCGAGCGCTCTGTCGCTAAGAAAGCACTGAACAAGATCGAATCAGGTAAAATGAAGGGGCGTCAATTCCGCGCCCGAATCCTGAAGTAA